From a region of the Blastocatellia bacterium genome:
- a CDS encoding peroxiredoxin, giving the protein MSAAFEALESAMVGQPAPDFEMPSTKNIAKLNEPVRLSDYRGKWLVLLFYPLDFTFVCPTELTAFSDRYAEFQSIGAEVLGISTDSVYSHRAWLQTPRDKGGVEGLQYPLASDLTKEVARKYGVLVPNRGIALRGLFVIDPEGILRYKVVHDLNIGRSVEETLRVIQALQTGGLCPAEWRPGQETLKV; this is encoded by the coding sequence ATGTCAGCAGCATTTGAAGCACTTGAATCAGCAATGGTCGGGCAACCGGCCCCAGATTTTGAGATGCCTTCAACGAAGAACATCGCAAAGTTGAATGAACCCGTAAGATTGTCCGATTATAGGGGCAAGTGGCTTGTTCTTCTGTTTTATCCATTGGATTTTACCTTCGTATGCCCGACTGAGTTAACGGCATTCAGCGATCGGTACGCTGAGTTTCAAAGTATCGGCGCTGAGGTCTTGGGCATTTCAACCGATTCGGTTTATTCGCACCGCGCCTGGCTTCAGACGCCCCGTGACAAGGGAGGCGTTGAGGGACTTCAATATCCGCTCGCGTCTGATCTGACCAAAGAGGTCGCTCGCAAGTATGGAGTGCTGGTTCCAAACCGGGGTATCGCGCTGCGGGGCTTGTTCGTAATTGATCCGGAGGGCATTTTACGCTACAAGGTTGTTCATGATTTGAACATCGGTCGTTCGGTCGAAGAGACGTTGCGAGTCATTCAAGCGTTACAGACCGGCGGTCTGTGCCCAGCCGAGTGGAGACCTGGCCAAGAAACCTTGAAGGTCTAA
- a CDS encoding RDD family protein yields the protein MLDNELAIETPEHVELSFALASIGNRFLACATDHIIQILLIFAIALAVYSFEVSLTSLGAQYGVNWVLAGAILLVFLIGVGYFVAFETLWNGQTPGKRWMRLRVVRQDARPIGFYEALIRNLIRLVDMMPMPSYFIGIVSIFFSQHYRRLGDYAAGTVVVKERATEAPQFAQLFEAEENIKSLGSADASAMLIQPYLLRLITSEEIRAVDAFLRRRASLEPQRRQFLAYRIAAPLMMKMRVPIQSAHHYEAFLETLHQQYTAQAKYLSK from the coding sequence ATGCTTGATAACGAGCTGGCCATCGAGACGCCTGAGCATGTCGAGCTCTCTTTTGCGCTCGCCAGCATCGGGAACCGCTTTCTCGCTTGTGCCACCGATCACATTATACAAATCCTGCTGATCTTTGCCATCGCCCTCGCCGTCTATTCGTTTGAAGTCAGCTTGACCTCACTCGGCGCCCAATACGGTGTCAACTGGGTTCTGGCGGGAGCCATCTTGCTGGTGTTTTTGATCGGCGTCGGGTATTTCGTTGCATTCGAGACGCTGTGGAACGGACAAACGCCCGGAAAACGATGGATGCGCCTGCGAGTGGTTCGACAAGACGCGCGTCCCATCGGGTTCTATGAAGCGCTCATTCGCAACCTCATTCGGCTGGTTGACATGATGCCGATGCCCTCTTATTTCATCGGGATTGTTTCGATTTTCTTCAGTCAACACTATCGCCGATTAGGCGATTATGCCGCCGGCACCGTCGTGGTCAAGGAGCGAGCCACCGAAGCGCCGCAGTTTGCTCAATTGTTTGAGGCCGAAGAGAACATCAAATCGCTCGGCAGCGCCGATGCCTCTGCCATGCTGATCCAACCATATCTGCTACGGCTGATCACTTCGGAGGAGATAAGGGCTGTGGATGCCTTCTTGCGGCGCCGCGCCTCACTGGAGCCACAACGGCGGCAGTTCCTAGCTTACCGCATTGCTGCGCCATTGATGATGAAAATGCGAGTGCCCATCCAGTCTGCTCACCACTATGAAGCGTTTCTTGAAACGTTGCATCAACAGTACACAGCGCAAGCCAAGTATCTCTCCAAATGA
- a CDS encoding tRNA (adenine-N1)-methyltransferase yields the protein MTSTRIEPGAWVLLYSPDRKTYLIAVATDQTLSTHHGQLRHNDMIGKAYGDVIFSSLGTPYFLLEPTLEDRMMKVKRMTQIIYPKDAGLILIKTGVGPGMRVIECGAGSGSSTLALAHAVAPHGRVYVYERDERFLKNARLNVERAGFADLVEYKTRDVSEGFDEQDVDVVLLDLPAPWEGVQAAARALRGGGRLASLSPTYNQIERMVEALDQAGFVMIETVELLLRHILARRGKTRPFERMISHTGFLTFARKAVRLSLPVNQSQPEPENNSQLDESNA from the coding sequence ATGACGAGTACACGCATTGAACCTGGAGCCTGGGTCCTGCTCTACTCCCCTGACCGAAAAACCTACTTGATCGCTGTGGCGACAGACCAAACCCTTTCGACCCATCACGGGCAGTTGCGACACAACGACATGATCGGCAAAGCCTACGGAGACGTCATTTTCAGCTCGCTTGGCACGCCTTACTTCCTGCTTGAACCGACGCTGGAAGACCGTATGATGAAAGTCAAGCGGATGACGCAGATCATCTACCCGAAAGATGCCGGCCTGATCCTCATCAAGACGGGCGTCGGACCGGGCATGCGCGTGATCGAATGCGGCGCCGGCTCGGGCTCATCCACGCTGGCGCTGGCTCACGCCGTCGCGCCGCACGGTCGCGTGTATGTGTATGAACGCGACGAACGATTTCTGAAAAATGCGCGACTCAATGTGGAGCGGGCTGGCTTTGCCGATCTTGTCGAATACAAAACCAGAGATGTATCCGAGGGATTTGATGAACAGGATGTTGATGTGGTGCTACTGGACCTGCCAGCGCCGTGGGAAGGCGTCCAGGCTGCTGCGCGCGCGTTACGTGGTGGCGGACGGTTAGCCTCGCTCTCCCCAACCTACAATCAAATCGAGCGCATGGTTGAGGCGCTTGACCAAGCTGGATTCGTCATGATCGAAACGGTCGAGCTGCTGTTGCGTCACATTCTTGCTCGACGCGGCAAGACCCGTCCCTTCGAGCGCATGATCAGTCACACCGGTTTTCTCACATTCGCGCGAAAGGCGGTGCGGCTTTCACTTCCAGTCAACCAGTCGCAGCCGGAACCGGAAAATAATTCGCAATTGGATGAATCCAACGCCTGA
- a CDS encoding enoyl-CoA hydratase-related protein, with protein sequence MTFDNLLYEKREGIAYVTINRPEKLNALNAAVMEELDRVFTSIAEDDDVKVVILTGAGDKAFVAGADISELAVQTPVQGKDMAEYGQEVLNFIEELGKPVIAAINGFALGGGCELAMACTLRIASENAKLGQPEVKLGLIPGYGGTQRLPRLIGKGRALEWILTGEMMSAQEAYRIGLVNHVTSPDELIPTAERIAKQIMANAPLAIRFCLEAVNAGLEMPQDEAMRFEATLFGLVCTTEDMREGTKAFLEKRKANFQGK encoded by the coding sequence ATGACGTTTGACAATCTCTTATATGAAAAGCGCGAAGGTATTGCCTATGTGACCATCAATCGCCCGGAGAAGCTCAACGCCTTGAATGCTGCTGTGATGGAGGAGCTGGACAGAGTGTTTACCAGCATCGCCGAGGATGATGACGTCAAGGTCGTCATTCTGACAGGCGCCGGTGACAAAGCCTTTGTGGCCGGCGCTGACATCAGCGAGCTGGCTGTGCAAACCCCAGTGCAGGGAAAAGACATGGCCGAGTATGGGCAGGAAGTGCTCAACTTCATTGAAGAGCTGGGCAAGCCCGTCATTGCTGCCATCAACGGATTCGCGCTGGGAGGCGGCTGCGAGTTGGCCATGGCCTGCACGCTGCGTATCGCCTCCGAAAACGCCAAATTGGGACAGCCGGAAGTCAAATTAGGCTTGATCCCCGGTTATGGCGGGACACAGCGATTGCCACGGCTAATTGGCAAAGGCCGCGCGCTGGAATGGATTCTCACCGGCGAGATGATGTCAGCGCAGGAAGCCTACCGCATCGGGCTTGTCAATCACGTCACATCCCCGGACGAGCTGATACCAACCGCCGAACGCATTGCCAAACAGATCATGGCGAACGCCCCTCTGGCCATCCGCTTCTGTCTTGAGGCTGTCAATGCGGGATTGGAAATGCCACAAGACGAAGCCATGCGATTCGAGGCAACTCTGTTCGGACTGGTCTGCACAACCGAAGATATGCGCGAAGGCACGAAGGCGTTTCTGGAAAAACGGAAGGCCAATTTCCAGGGAAAATAA
- a CDS encoding redoxin domain-containing protein: MRIGTPIPPLDGATEWVNGTVADAIAQASGHITLVHFWSISCGICKEHLPRVAEWRDRYHDQGFRVIAVHMPRYPADTDVTAVQQAIIEYGITQVCAIDNLHKLRDAFQNDQGFVPAYYLFDSEGKLRSFAAGERGLDLVAAALNRLLSATQKAGT; this comes from the coding sequence ATGAGGATTGGAACGCCTATACCGCCGTTGGATGGAGCAACTGAGTGGGTCAATGGCACGGTTGCCGATGCCATCGCGCAGGCTAGTGGTCACATTACGCTGGTGCATTTTTGGTCCATCAGTTGTGGTATTTGCAAAGAACACCTGCCGCGTGTAGCAGAATGGCGAGACCGATACCACGATCAAGGTTTTCGTGTCATTGCCGTTCACATGCCAAGGTATCCGGCGGATACAGATGTCACGGCTGTGCAGCAGGCCATCATCGAGTATGGAATCACGCAGGTGTGTGCGATTGATAATCTGCATAAGCTGCGCGACGCATTTCAAAACGATCAGGGCTTTGTCCCCGCTTATTACCTCTTCGACAGCGAAGGGAAACTCCGAAGCTTTGCCGCAGGTGAGCGTGGCCTGGACCTCGTTGCGGCTGCATTGAATCGGCTGCTGTCGGCGACGCAAAAAGCTGGAACATAA
- a CDS encoding transcriptional repressor, which yields MPGLTRRRAVILEVVQASHGHLTASEIYEAARRVLPGLSYATVYNSLRYLKQKGYLREITFGNAASRYDADTKRHDHAICSRCGALVDFDLPETPGLMRAAARRSRFKPESIHLTLIGLCPECRSD from the coding sequence ATGCCAGGACTCACACGTCGGCGAGCCGTTATTCTAGAAGTCGTGCAGGCCAGCCATGGACATCTGACGGCGAGCGAGATTTATGAAGCAGCCCGACGAGTGCTGCCCGGCTTGAGCTATGCAACGGTCTACAACTCGCTCCGCTACCTGAAGCAGAAAGGTTATCTGCGTGAGATCACATTCGGGAATGCCGCTAGTCGGTATGATGCTGATACGAAGCGCCATGATCATGCGATCTGTTCGCGCTGTGGCGCGCTCGTAGATTTCGATCTACCTGAGACGCCGGGTTTGATGCGTGCGGCCGCGCGTCGTTCGCGTTTCAAACCGGAGTCCATTCATCTCACATTGATCGGACTGTGTCCTGAGTGCCGTTCGGATTAG
- a CDS encoding stage II sporulation protein M, translated as MLRRLDGQLVIKHMSSFVQLRKDDWRKLEQYIERLTRTRARLTPDEFRELNRLYRRAATDLAMARQHVRDERVALYLNHLMVRAHGLIYRTDKARFYNIVHFYRYQFPAMVRQFFPYVLTAFLIFFVMGSLSFVTSYMDESFSSLVAPGMRERVIQRENWTENIVGLNPIASSGIMVNNIMVTFLAFALGITAGLGTVAILALNGLSIGAVISLCVKHKFTPILVFVAAHGVLELAAIFIAGAAGLLIGKALLIPEALTRKHALIVNGRMAVQLILGCIPMLAIAALIEGFISPSNISPYYKFAVAIMSAVLLWLYFSGRLVGQTEKTL; from the coding sequence ATGCTCAGGCGTCTCGATGGCCAGCTCGTTATCAAGCATATGTCCAGCTTCGTCCAGTTACGCAAAGATGATTGGCGCAAGCTCGAACAATACATCGAGCGATTGACGCGAACCCGCGCGCGATTGACCCCGGATGAATTCCGTGAATTGAACCGGCTCTATCGCCGCGCCGCCACGGATTTGGCAATGGCTCGCCAACACGTTCGTGATGAACGTGTCGCTCTCTATCTGAATCATCTGATGGTGCGCGCGCATGGCCTGATCTATCGCACGGACAAGGCTCGATTCTACAATATCGTCCACTTTTATCGCTATCAGTTTCCAGCGATGGTGCGCCAGTTTTTTCCTTACGTGCTGACCGCGTTCCTGATTTTCTTTGTCATGGGCAGCCTCAGTTTCGTGACGTCCTACATGGACGAATCGTTCTCCTCATTGGTCGCGCCGGGCATGCGCGAGCGCGTTATCCAACGCGAAAACTGGACGGAGAATATCGTCGGTCTGAATCCTATCGCCTCGTCGGGCATTATGGTCAACAACATCATGGTTACGTTTCTTGCATTCGCGCTGGGCATCACGGCTGGCCTTGGCACAGTGGCAATACTCGCATTGAACGGATTGAGCATTGGCGCGGTCATTTCGCTCTGTGTCAAACACAAATTCACGCCGATTCTGGTCTTCGTCGCTGCGCATGGCGTGTTGGAGCTGGCAGCGATTTTTATTGCCGGCGCCGCCGGCTTATTGATCGGCAAAGCATTGCTAATACCGGAGGCGCTAACGCGAAAACACGCGCTCATTGTCAACGGGCGGATGGCCGTTCAACTGATCTTGGGCTGCATCCCCATGCTGGCCATAGCGGCGCTCATTGAAGGTTTTATATCTCCGTCGAACATCTCACCGTATTACAAGTTCGCGGTAGCGATCATGAGCGCAGTGCTGCTGTGGTTGTATTTCTCCGGCAGACTGGTCGGGCAAACCGAGAAGACTCTCTAA
- a CDS encoding 3-hydroxybutyryl-CoA dehydrogenase, with protein MQIKTVGVIGAGLMGSGIAQVTATAGYKTIVRELTDELVEKGLSRITQSLTQLVEKGKMSTDQQQAIEARLQGTTDDEPLAECDLIIEAIIEQLPEKIKTFTRLDQLCRPEAIFASNTSSLSITEMMAALQPARQPRFVGLHFFNPVPVMKLVEVIRTILTDPDVYQTATAFAQSLDKVAVQTTDRTGFIVNRLLVPYLLDAVRALEEGVASITDLDNAMKLGCGHPMGPLTLLDFVGLDTTYFIANVMFDEFKEKRFAAPPLLKRMVMAGLHGRKTGKGFYDYTDPKNPKPMPLL; from the coding sequence ATGCAAATTAAAACTGTCGGCGTGATCGGCGCTGGGCTGATGGGCTCCGGCATCGCCCAAGTGACGGCCACCGCCGGATACAAGACGATCGTTCGCGAACTCACCGACGAGCTTGTCGAGAAGGGACTCTCACGGATCACGCAATCGCTCACTCAGTTGGTCGAGAAAGGCAAGATGTCAACCGACCAACAACAAGCTATCGAGGCTCGGTTACAGGGCACGACCGATGATGAGCCGCTCGCTGAGTGTGATCTGATCATCGAGGCCATCATCGAGCAGTTGCCCGAGAAGATAAAGACGTTCACGCGGCTTGACCAGCTTTGCCGACCGGAAGCGATCTTTGCCAGCAATACATCCTCGCTCTCTATCACTGAGATGATGGCTGCCCTGCAACCGGCGCGGCAGCCACGCTTTGTTGGTCTGCACTTTTTTAATCCTGTGCCGGTTATGAAGCTTGTGGAAGTGATTCGGACGATCCTGACCGATCCCGATGTTTATCAAACCGCCACAGCGTTTGCTCAAAGCCTGGACAAAGTGGCCGTACAGACGACAGATCGAACCGGCTTCATTGTGAATCGGCTGCTGGTGCCGTACCTGCTCGATGCTGTTCGCGCGTTGGAAGAAGGTGTCGCTAGCATTACCGACTTGGATAACGCCATGAAACTTGGTTGCGGGCATCCCATGGGACCGTTAACACTGCTGGATTTCGTCGGGCTTGATACCACCTATTTTATTGCCAATGTCATGTTCGACGAGTTCAAAGAGAAACGCTTCGCTGCGCCGCCGCTGTTGAAGCGGATGGTGATGGCCGGCTTACATGGACGCAAGACAGGCAAAGGATTCTACGATTATACCGATCCGAAGAATCCAAAGCCGATGCCATTATTGTGA
- the mtgA gene encoding monofunctional biosynthetic peptidoglycan transglycosylase translates to MTRVSPPQPTAPPSRAGWGRWVKRIFITALVAILLYHGSIVLRILWYQTHNPTVTALMRQREDEARARGQTPVRRQTWVPYERISPHLVRAVLAGEDSRFFEHQGFDWVEIQKAIDENIEAGEFRRGASTVTQQLAKNLFLSTAKTPLRKAHEALITWEMENILSKRRILEIYLNVIEWGDGVYGAEAAARHYFNTSAASLTPDQAAFLSAIIPSPRGKYNPATNPRRVQRRKRIILRLMRGIVIPKDLSQLHRSSTEIAHSAPSPAKPLVSYLWCRQRLINNFAAP, encoded by the coding sequence GTGACACGGGTCTCTCCACCACAACCTACAGCGCCTCCATCCCGCGCCGGCTGGGGCCGATGGGTTAAGCGAATTTTCATCACCGCTCTCGTCGCCATCCTGCTCTACCACGGCTCGATTGTCCTGCGCATCCTGTGGTACCAAACGCACAATCCAACCGTCACGGCGCTGATGCGGCAACGCGAAGATGAAGCGCGCGCCCGCGGTCAAACGCCAGTGCGACGACAAACGTGGGTTCCCTATGAACGCATCTCGCCGCATCTGGTGCGAGCCGTGCTGGCCGGAGAAGATTCCCGCTTCTTCGAGCATCAAGGATTCGACTGGGTGGAGATACAAAAGGCTATAGACGAAAACATAGAGGCCGGTGAATTTCGTCGAGGCGCGTCAACAGTCACACAACAACTGGCAAAAAACCTTTTTCTCTCCACCGCCAAAACGCCGCTACGCAAGGCACACGAAGCGTTGATCACGTGGGAGATGGAAAACATCCTGAGCAAACGACGCATTCTGGAAATTTATCTCAACGTGATCGAATGGGGCGACGGCGTGTATGGCGCTGAAGCTGCGGCGCGGCATTACTTCAATACATCGGCAGCCTCACTCACACCCGACCAGGCTGCTTTCCTTTCAGCCATCATTCCAAGTCCGCGTGGCAAATATAATCCAGCCACCAATCCACGCCGCGTTCAACGGCGCAAGCGCATTATCCTGCGACTGATGCGCGGCATCGTCATCCCCAAAGACTTGAGCCAACTCCATCGGAGCAGCACTGAAATAGCTCACTCAGCGCCGTCCCCAGCCAAGCCACTCGTTTCATATCTCTGGTGTCGTCAAAGGCTGATCAACAATTTTGCCGCGCCATGA
- the nusB gene encoding transcription antitermination factor NusB produces the protein MGSRRKARESAMQLLYQYDFAKQPMEELFKSYWQNLREDVDEDVRQYATRLAVGTLEHLDEVDEQISRHAHHWRLPRMASVDRSILRVAVYEMLYEPETPRVVVIDEAIEIARRYSTYEATQFINGLLDAIRRHLESDTPLRAQWTRKDG, from the coding sequence ATGGGCTCCAGACGTAAAGCTCGCGAATCAGCCATGCAGTTGCTGTATCAATACGATTTTGCCAAGCAGCCAATGGAAGAATTGTTCAAATCGTATTGGCAGAATTTGCGTGAGGATGTAGATGAAGACGTGCGTCAGTATGCTACTCGTCTGGCTGTTGGGACGCTGGAGCATCTGGATGAAGTGGATGAACAGATCAGCCGGCATGCCCATCATTGGCGGCTGCCGCGCATGGCGTCAGTTGATCGCAGCATTCTGCGTGTGGCTGTATACGAAATGCTCTATGAGCCAGAAACACCGCGGGTGGTCGTGATTGATGAAGCGATTGAAATCGCGCGCCGCTATTCAACCTATGAAGCGACGCAATTCATCAACGGATTGCTCGATGCCATCCGCCGCCACTTGGAAAGCGATACGCCGCTTCGAGCTCAATGGACCAGGAAGGACGGTTAG
- a CDS encoding alanine--tRNA ligase-related protein yields the protein MTERLYHTNSRLKQFTSRIVEVLPKQHQHAVILDATAFYPTGGGQPHDTGWLGQARVVDVIEQEETGAVWHIVEGAMDFRVGDSVTGVIDWARRFDHMQQHSGQHILSQAFVKIGGIETKSFHLGAENSTIDLEWDRPDETVMRQAEDLANRIIFENRPTKIHHVRSTELSRFPIRRDTYKGDMVRIIEFSDFDFSPCCGTHVEQTGEIGLVAIRGWERVKKMCRVEFVCGARALRDYRAANGAAKAIAQMLTVGREQAPEQVARLLDENKQQRRRIRALLELAAEAEAESLLQTADSRAGRRLVSKVFDDRALEEATVVARKLCDRGNVVALFGVVDRGAGRLLFARSADMQINMAEWIKRVTERFGGRGGGSPEWAQGSIAQASTLAESLSWVVNQLDESWHAGD from the coding sequence ATGACAGAACGACTCTATCATACCAACTCACGACTCAAGCAATTTACTAGCAGGATTGTTGAGGTCTTGCCGAAACAGCACCAGCACGCCGTTATTCTCGATGCAACAGCATTCTATCCGACAGGCGGCGGACAACCACATGACACGGGCTGGCTTGGTCAGGCGCGCGTCGTGGATGTGATTGAGCAGGAAGAAACCGGCGCCGTTTGGCATATCGTCGAAGGAGCGATGGATTTCCGCGTCGGTGACTCGGTCACCGGCGTGATTGATTGGGCGCGACGATTTGACCACATGCAACAACACAGCGGTCAGCATATCCTCTCACAAGCATTCGTGAAAATTGGTGGCATTGAAACCAAAAGTTTTCATCTTGGCGCAGAGAATTCGACCATTGATCTGGAGTGGGACCGGCCGGATGAAACGGTGATGCGCCAAGCGGAAGACCTTGCCAATCGCATCATCTTTGAAAATCGGCCGACCAAAATTCACCATGTGCGATCAACAGAACTGAGCCGGTTTCCGATTCGTCGAGATACATACAAGGGCGACATGGTGCGGATCATTGAATTCAGCGATTTTGATTTTTCACCCTGTTGTGGGACACATGTGGAGCAGACTGGTGAAATCGGCCTGGTGGCGATTCGCGGCTGGGAGCGCGTCAAGAAGATGTGTCGCGTTGAGTTCGTGTGCGGGGCGCGCGCGTTGCGTGATTACCGCGCAGCCAATGGGGCGGCGAAAGCCATTGCCCAGATGCTCACGGTTGGGCGCGAGCAGGCGCCGGAGCAGGTCGCGCGGCTACTTGACGAAAACAAACAGCAACGACGGCGCATCCGCGCATTGCTGGAGCTGGCGGCCGAAGCCGAAGCTGAATCACTGCTTCAGACGGCTGACTCACGCGCAGGCCGCCGGCTTGTGAGCAAGGTGTTTGATGATCGTGCGCTTGAGGAGGCAACGGTGGTGGCGCGAAAGCTGTGCGACCGAGGCAACGTGGTCGCGCTGTTTGGTGTGGTGGATCGCGGCGCCGGACGGCTGCTTTTCGCCCGCTCAGCCGATATGCAGATCAACATGGCCGAGTGGATCAAGCGAGTGACAGAGCGCTTCGGTGGACGGGGCGGTGGCTCGCCAGAGTGGGCACAGGGCAGCATCGCTCAGGCCTCGACACTCGCCGAGAGTTTGAGCTGGGTGGTCAATCAACTTGATGAATCATGGCATGCAGGAGACTGA
- a CDS encoding hydrolase: MLTVDHVALIIVDVQGKLARLVYQSDRLFDNLQKLIRGAQVLGLPILVTEQLPEKLGATAPELVALFDEFRPIRKKTFSCAGNEEFNAALSALGRHQLLLAGIEAHVCVYQTALDLLAAGYAVHLLTDAVSSRTADNRALGIERIKQAGATLTSTEMALFELLKVADGSAFKQIIQIIK; encoded by the coding sequence ATGCTGACAGTTGACCATGTAGCCCTCATCATTGTTGACGTTCAAGGCAAACTTGCTCGACTCGTGTATCAGAGTGATCGCCTGTTTGACAACCTGCAAAAGTTGATCCGTGGCGCGCAGGTTTTAGGTCTTCCGATCCTTGTGACTGAACAGCTCCCGGAAAAACTCGGCGCGACAGCGCCAGAGCTGGTTGCCCTGTTCGACGAGTTCCGGCCAATCCGCAAAAAGACGTTCAGTTGCGCGGGCAATGAAGAGTTCAATGCAGCTCTCAGCGCGCTCGGTCGTCATCAATTGTTGCTCGCCGGCATCGAGGCCCATGTTTGCGTTTATCAAACGGCGTTGGATTTGCTGGCCGCTGGCTACGCAGTGCACCTGCTGACCGATGCGGTCTCATCACGCACAGCCGACAATCGCGCCCTCGGCATTGAGCGAATCAAACAGGCCGGCGCGACCTTGACGAGCACCGAGATGGCTCTGTTTGAGTTGTTGAAAGTTGCCGACGGCTCGGCATTCAAGCAAATCATTCAAATCATTAAGTAA
- the ggt gene encoding gamma-glutamyltransferase, which produces MKRAQQMIGLFILVLLLMAQWPAESATRRPVRGRHGMVASTHELASRVGAEILKRGGNAIDAAVAVGLALAVVYPAAGNLGGGGFMLIRLADGRATMIDYREMAPLRAHRDLYLDERGNVIPQASTIGYKAVAVPGTVAGLSFALEKYGTRSWTELIQPAETLAREGFTVSRLLSRSLMDAREALSRFPDSNRIFLRDGNFYQEGEILRQPELAATLRRLMERGPDEFYRGETARMIVQDMAQNGGLITLEDLQSYRVVERQPLRLNYRGYEIITAPPPSSGGVALIQMLRLLEPYDVASLGHNSAAYLHLLVEVMRRAFADRAHFLGDPDFSPIPVAALTSPAYLQQHRRTINLKRATPSRLIKHGQPTTEESEQTTHYTIIDAAGNIVSNTYTLNGSYGSGVVARGTGILLNNEMDDFSSKPGVPNMFGLIQGEANSIGPRKRPLSAMTPTIVLKDGQPAFAVGSPGGPTIINTVLQTILNVIEFKMDIQQAIDMPRIHHQWLPDEIVYEPFGLSRDTMEIMKRMGHKFRDRPRLIGDAHGIMIEPETGIRLGASDARLEGRAIGY; this is translated from the coding sequence ATGAAACGGGCGCAACAGATGATTGGTCTTTTCATTCTTGTATTACTGCTGATGGCACAATGGCCGGCGGAATCGGCGACGCGCCGGCCGGTGCGCGGGCGGCATGGCATGGTCGCCTCCACTCATGAACTGGCTTCGCGCGTGGGCGCTGAGATTCTCAAACGCGGTGGCAACGCGATTGATGCCGCCGTAGCCGTTGGCTTGGCGCTGGCTGTTGTGTATCCGGCAGCCGGCAATCTCGGTGGCGGTGGATTCATGTTGATTCGTCTGGCCGATGGACGAGCCACGATGATTGATTATCGCGAAATGGCGCCCCTGCGCGCGCATCGCGATCTGTATTTAGACGAACGTGGCAACGTCATTCCTCAAGCTTCGACCATCGGGTACAAAGCCGTAGCGGTGCCCGGCACGGTCGCTGGCCTGTCGTTCGCGCTGGAGAAATACGGAACGCGCTCATGGACAGAGCTGATACAACCGGCTGAAACGCTCGCGCGAGAAGGATTCACCGTCAGTCGGTTGCTCAGCCGTTCTCTGATGGATGCTCGAGAGGCGCTCTCGCGCTTTCCTGATAGCAATCGCATTTTCCTGCGTGATGGCAACTTCTATCAAGAAGGCGAAATCCTACGCCAACCTGAACTGGCGGCCACCTTGCGACGCTTGATGGAGCGCGGACCCGATGAATTTTACCGCGGCGAAACAGCGCGGATGATTGTCCAAGACATGGCTCAAAACGGCGGGTTGATCACGCTCGAAGACCTGCAATCCTACCGCGTCGTCGAACGCCAACCACTTCGCCTGAACTATCGTGGATACGAGATTATCACTGCGCCACCGCCCAGCTCCGGCGGCGTCGCGCTCATCCAGATGTTGCGCCTGCTCGAACCTTACGATGTAGCCTCGCTAGGGCACAACTCGGCTGCCTATTTGCACCTGCTCGTCGAGGTCATGCGACGAGCGTTTGCCGACCGCGCGCATTTTCTTGGCGATCCTGATTTCTCCCCGATTCCCGTCGCTGCGCTGACTTCGCCAGCTTACCTGCAACAACACCGACGCACAATTAACCTGAAGCGCGCGACGCCTAGCCGCCTCATCAAACACGGCCAGCCAACAACCGAGGAGTCTGAACAAACAACGCACTACACAATCATTGACGCCGCGGGCAATATCGTTTCCAACACGTATACCCTCAACGGCAGCTACGGTAGCGGTGTGGTCGCACGTGGCACCGGCATCTTGCTGAACAACGAAATGGACGACTTCTCGAGCAAACCGGGCGTGCCAAACATGTTCGGCCTGATTCAAGGCGAGGCCAACTCCATCGGTCCGCGCAAACGCCCTCTGTCAGCGATGACGCCGACCATCGTGCTGAAAGATGGGCAACCTGCGTTTGCCGTAGGCAGTCCGGGCGGGCCGACCATTATCAATACCGTCTTGCAAACGATCCTCAATGTGATCGAGTTCAAGATGGACATTCAGCAGGCCATTGATATGCCGCGCATCCATCATCAATGGCTGCCTGACGAAATTGTTTATGAACCGTTTGGTCTGTCCCGTGACACAATGGAGATCATGAAACGGATGGGACACAAGTTTCGCGATAGACCGCGCTTGATCGGCGACGCGCACGGCATCATGATTGAGCCTGAGACGGGTATCCGGTTAGGAGCGTCTGACGCGCGACTGGAGGGCCGCGCGATTGGTTACTAG